The genomic DNA CACACCCCGCAATAAACATCGGCCAAGCAGTTGCAGGGCTCATGGGATGCTCGGCTGGTACAGCTTTCTGAAAGTCAGCCAGGGCCGTAATAACGTTGTCCACGTAATCATCTAGAACAGCAGGATGGACTTGTCGAACCCGCCGGTAAAAGAAAATTAGCAGAGCGGCATTCAATGCTCGCAACATTGCCTCATGAGGTTTGGATGAGTCCAGGTGCTTGGAGCGGACGCGGCGATTGTGCCGCAGAACAAATGAGCAGATCATATTCTCAAGGTGCTCACTGCGGCGGTGGAGTATTTCCCATGCTTCGAGAGAAGCCTTCCGCTGCGATTGACGTGCAACTCGAAACGTCTCCATCACGTTCGCGAGCCTCGTGGTCTGGGATATGAGGGTAAGCCAGGTCTCGGGAATACCATAAATCTGCTTGTATAGTGTATCCGAGAAGTTGCGAGAGTCCTGCAGGTGGATATCATGCAACCCGGTCTCCTGATCTTTGGGATCGTCGATATTCAAATCACTGTCCGAATGGTGTGCTTCGAGTCGCAGGAAGTCGTCGAGCTGTGGGATCTTCTGATCCGCTTCGCTCCTGGACTGGTTACGTGAATCAGGTTGTCGAGGGCGAAAGTTGGAATGAAGAGCCTCGATAAATGAGGCGGAGGGCTGATAGTCATGAAGGACGTAGGTACTCTCGCCTACAAGTCGCAGCCATGTATAAACATGGTGTAGAAGGCGCGCCTTTGGCGAGATCCGTAGTTTCGGCAGCCCCCGCATGCGCAGAATATACTCAGCGTTGATAAGGAACCCACGAGCATAGTGCTGTTGCCCAGACAAAATCTATGCACATTAGCTTCGTTCTCAGGAAGTGAACACAACATTGGATGCCAGGAACTTACGGCGTATTCAGTCAAGCAACATATGGCCATGAGTTGGTCCTTGTACTTGGCTTTCTTTGGCTCTTGGGTTTCATACTTTATCGAGAGTTGCATATGTTCCCTGGCTTGTTCGAACAAATGGTCGGCTGTTCCTTGCCAATGTTGGGCTGCTTCTGTCGAGGGTGCGCTTGGATACATAGATAAATGGATAGCAGAACAAGCCAACAACCCGTATAGATTGGCCTGGCGCGCATGGTTGATATTTTGGGATCCAAGAATCGTCAGGTCGCTGTAAGTCATCATTGCGGCTGGTACATTCAGAATCTTCCAGGGAGACTTCTTGCCCAGAGGCATGGGCATGGTTTGGGGAATCACGTTATCATGAAAATGtttgaagagaaagggggCCTCTGCCAATGAAGCAGCGTATAGCAAGGTGGAGGCCATCTCTGTCGGTCCGGTCGTCTGCATGGAGTCGTCACCATCTGGGGCGAGTGGGAATGATCCAACATTTTCTGGACCGTCAAACGACATAGGATCTGTTTCGAACTCCGCACCGAAAGAGCCTATGTTCGTCCCCAGATCCATGTCGTCTGTTATCGGTGCAGAGTTCCAGCCAAGAGCATCTGGACTGCATCCAAGCAGATCAGACCAGTGGAGGAAATCGTCAAAATGGCACACTGGGTCCGCAAGAAAAGATGCCTGAGAGAATGTCGTCAATTGGCCGATAGGTTCGGAGCTGTCCTCCATGTTTGGCGGGCTGACCGGCTGAGTAGGCTGCCCCTCAGACTCGACTGAAACTGAATCCGGTCCATCTTGCTGGGCCTGCAGATGTACCACCTTATCACCCCTTGGGGACTCGGGAGTGGGCAGCCCTAGAACTGCAAACGGACCGACGACGATATCGCCTGTGGGAGGGTTGTCAATGTCCCTGGTTCGGAGGTCAATTTCAGCCAAAGACGCATTGATTGAGCCTGAGACCAGTCGCGAGCGTAGTGAGGATGTCATGGACAATCTAGATTGCTCTGTATCTGCGTTAGCGGACGATCTTCATGCACGGATGCGTCTAGAATGGCTAGGGTGCTCACCTGTGTAAAGATGCCGGCGGGTTTCGCGTTGGTCGTCTGCACTCTCCTCGATATTGGAATTGTGCATCCATCGTACCTTGCTTGGAGGACGCTCGCATGTGACACCAAGCGATCGACAAGTACGACATGAGGGACGCTTTTGGTCACACTTGACATGCCGACGTCTGCAGGTACGACATGCTCCTAGCGCGTGAGTCCGGCGGGGCAGAATGAAAGTTGAAGTTATCGGAGTCATTGCTATGAAGAAACAGACAGGGAAAGATCCGCGTCATCAAGATGCGAACGACCACTCCACGGGGTTACACCTTTGAAGTGATTGTTTGCTAATCTGGCTTGGGACGGAGTGAGGTCAGACGAGATCGGAATCACTTGCCTATTTGGGAGTTGGAGGCGAATCATGGATCATCCTCGCATTGGATAACCGAAACCATAAAACATACCGCGCCACATTGGTGAATGGTTGGAACCTGTGACCTGTGTAATCTGCTGCTCCCCTAAAGACAGAGTATGAAGATTCACAGCTTCAGTGAAGTAGCTTCACTCCGTTAAGTCCCTTTAAGGATGTCTTTGTTGTTCCAGGACTGTATTTATGTTACTTCACGCAGAGATACAAATGTCATATCAATGCCAGTCCAGGATTATTGTACATTATATTTTCACCAGTCGctttgcctcctcctccactgTATCAGGAATATCACTCTCCAGGCTCCTGCCTTTTGGACACCATCCCAGCAATTGTCTGGCCCGCTGACTGTTCTGGCGAGCATTCGTGCCCCACAGAACCCCCCCATGAGGAGATAACTTGTTTGCCTCCTCGTGGCCGATCTCAGAGACTAAAGGTGACTTTATCAAACCAAGGCGGTGGGCTGTTTGAGCAAGCAACTGGGAGATCATCTTGAAGCTCTGGTTTCTCACATCAGCTTTGTGACATACAAGAATTAGAGATTCCCCAAGGCCGTCGACTTACCAGCATAGAGTTGCCGGGGAAATACAGGCCCTCCTGATTCCACATGTGCTCGTCTGTCTTTTTCTGGACCGCCATCTCAACCAGTTTTACGAACAGATCGCTGACATCGGAGATATGGACGTTGCTCCAAGTGCTCTCACCTTTGCCCACTTGGATCGCTCGTCCGGTTTCAATGGCGACTCTCGCAAGCTCAGGGATCTGAACACTCCGCTGCTTGATGATGCCTCGACCGCGTCCGTAAATGATCGGTGCAAACACAAGAGCTGTCCTGGGGCCGCTCAGATTGAGAATAAAGTTATCGACTGCACGGCGAGTCGCATTGTCGCGAATAATCTCGCGGACCACATCGACATCGTCGACATCGCCAAAGATCCCGTCGCTTCCTTCGCCGTAGGTGCCATGGACAATATCAGTAATCGAAAGGACACTTGCGCCCGAGATCTGAAGCCAGTAGCCTTGTAGAATCAGCATCTGCTATTGTACATGACAGTGACTGTATGGCCTACCGGGATCACTTCGCTGAGCTAGACCCCGAGCAATAGCCATAACACTTTCAATGTGGCTAGAACTGGCTGTATCTGCAGACTGTCAGCGGCGCCTCAACGTCTTCCACCTTATGACTTACGAACGATCACATCGGCCTGAcgagcttcctcttcaatcAGGGACGTGGAATCAAGATCACCACAGACGACTCGAATGTTTGGATCGGCATGAGACAGGTTCGCAGCTTTGTCTGCGTCTCTCACCAGAGCAGAAATGCTATACTCGGGATGAGCGGATCGTAACGCGTAAAGGACATCGCCTCCAATGTAGCCCGAAGCACCTGTACTATGGCCTTATCAGTGACGGAGCCCTGTAGTATATTACTTGAAAGCTACCCACAGGAAAATGCGAGCGGGGGTAGCCATTTCGCGACGTCTAAAGTTCAGAAGGAAAGCAATTCTGTCAGGTTCGGAACTTCCAATCCACGGCCTACACAATGATATATCTTGGTAGCCGGTGAATGGGACAATATAGAGCTTCTGGAAGGTTGTTCCGCAAGTCCCTCATGCGATAGATGCAGCAATGCAAAAGGGGTAATTGATTCCGCTGACCCCCAAACGAGACCCGAGGTAGGTTTGTACGACAAATAGAAGGCATGGTTTGAATGGCATACTAAAGAATCCAGACGGCTCTGTGCAGGCTGGGAAGAAAGGTGGATAGGTCACTTGTCCTCCAGTACTTTGTCCATTGTATATAGTGGTACCCGACTTATTTTCCGTCCAGATCTTCACACAGTATCATTGTTTCGATGGCTCATCGAGGGGAGACTCTACACAACGAGGTGTCCTGCATCGCAGACCTCAAAGCTCTAGGAAGCAGCAAGCTTCCGAAGATGGTCAGAGGTGAGTAAGTCCAATCTACGCGTGGATTCAGCATCCCTTACAGTTTTACAATAGACTACTACAACGAAGGCGCAATGGATTTGATAACGTCCGTAATCATTCCCCTTATCCAGGGTCACTCAGCTAAATATTCTTCAGATTGCGTGAGAATGAGGCCGCCTTCGACCGCTACAAGATCCTTCCTCGCGTTCTGAGAAATGTCGACAACGTCGATACAACCACGGAGATACTAGGAACCAAGGTTTCTCTTCCGTTTGGATTCAGCCCTGCTGCATCGCAAAAGCTAGCTCACCCAGATGGAGAACTGGCGGCATCGCGGGCTGCCGCAAAGTATGGCATCTGCATGGGACTCTCGTCGTATTCGAATTACTCTCTGGAGGATGTGGCGGCCCAGGGGACCGGCAACCCGTACGTGATGCAGATGTGTGTTTTGCGGGATCGCTCAATAACAATACAGTTGCTGGAGCGGGCTCAAAGTGCGTCTCTCGGGTTTCTGTCTGGCGTCGATACGTACTAATATGGAGCAGAGGCGGGATACAAGGCATTGTTCCTCTCTGTCGATGTCCCTGTGCTCGGAAAGAGACTCAACGAATATCGGAATAGTTATACGCTTCCCGAAGACATGAACTGGCCAAATATCCTCAGTTGCGGCGCTGATACCTCAAACCGTACGGACTATGGTAGGAGTTCCCAATTCCCTATGGCTGCCGCAGAAAGATAACCAAAACAGATCCAAGTCTTGACTGGGAAACCACAATCCCATGGCTCCGAAAACACACCTCGTTGCAGATATGGCTTAAAGGGAGTATGTCGTATCCCAGCCTCCAAGACTCGGCATGCTTTGACTGACACAAGCTGGAACAGTTTGCTCCCCTGCAGACGTCGAACTGGCAATCCATTACGGTGTCGACGGGATCGTGATCTCCAACCACGGCGGTCGCCAGCTGGACGGAATTCCAGCTACGCTAGATGCGCTGAGACTCTGCGCCCCTATTGCACGGGGACGAATCCCGCTTGCGATCGACGGTGGCATCCGGCGAGGATCGGATATCTTTAAGGCTCTTGCACTTGGCGCCAGTTATTGTTTCGTGGGGAGAATTCCCATTTGGGGCCTTGCGGTAAGCTTTGTTCTCTGGCATGTTGCCATGATCGGCCTGGCTAATTACATTCAGTACAACGGCCAAGAGGGCGTTGAGTTGGCAATCAGGATTTTACAACAAGAATTGAAGATAACCATGGCCCTCGCAGGGTGAGTCCCAAAAGGCTTTGACTCATGTCCTTGACTAACGATCGCAGTTGCACGTCTATTAGCGACATTAACGAGAGCTATCTGTCCGTTCTGAATGCGAATGGGCAGCTGGCAAAACTGTAGTAGGGCTAGACAGCTGAAGTCATTAAGCATTCCTAGCATTCTTTTTCTAGCGACCCAAGGTAGACAGTTCATCAGATTAGGGGATTTTTCATATCGAAGTATCCTTTGACTGCTTCATTAAAATCCGCCTGTAGCTATTATTCTCGGTTGTCACCGTTTTGTCCCTATTTCCCCCCGATTAGCGTTGTGGAAGTGGAATGTATATTGACTTACCTACTCCTGCACTTTACTGCTCCAAGTGTTTGCATCCCCCGAATGGTATACCCCACTGGCCGTCCACTGGCTATCCCTCCTAGGTTCATATCAGTAACCAATCAGAATGTCGAATGTGAGAATCGGAAGGACCTTCCTGACAGGAATATGCACTGTACCCGTCTACCCTTTGCATCTGGTATCACATTAGGCATGCCGATCCGCATCACCCCTCTCGCCTGTCCGAAGGCTTATATTAGAATCTCAGAGGCCATTGACTGtgaatctcatcatccatcatACAATTTCACACAGATCAACAATCAGAACCATGGGAGATCTCTTCGTCGATATTCGGACGCCAAATAATCACGCTTACCGGCAGCCAACTGGCCTGTTCATCGGCGGTGAAGTCGTGGCCGCGTCGAGCGGGCAAACTATCACTTCGATTGACCCTGCGTATGTGTGGAGGATCCTATCTGAGCGCACACATATCTGGTAATCTAACTGATGCGTATGCAGCACTGATAAGCCCATCGCTACGGTCCACGCCGCCAGCGCTGAGGATGTAGATCGAGCTGTGAAGGCTGCCCGGGCCGCACTGGTCCATCCATCCTGGAAGCAACTTCCCGCTACCGGCCGGGGGATACTGCTGGCCAAGTTGGCCGATCTGATGGAGCAAAAGCGGGAGTTACTTGCGTCGATCGACGCATGGGATAATGGTATGCCCCTTTTCCAAAGTCTTAGACCATAATTGACCGAAATAGGGAAACCATACCACGTAGCGCTGGAAGAGGACCTCACCGAGGCTATTACAACCATCCGCTACTACAGTGGCTGGGCTGATAAGATCGCGGGCCAGACCATCAGCACGACGTCGAGCAAGTTCGCGTATACGATTCGTCAGCCGATCGGTGTCGTGGGACAGATCATCCCGTGGAACTACCCCTTGTCCATGGCTACGTGGAAACTCGGCCCTGCGTTAGCTTGTGGGAACACTGTTGTTCTGAAACCTGCCGAGCAGACACCTCTCAGCGCGCTTGTGCTTGCGGAGCTGATTACGGAGGCTGGATTTCCTCCCGGGGTCGTGAATATTGTCAATGGGTACGGCAGAGAAGCCGGTGCTGCCCTGGCATCTCATCCGCTAGTTGATAAAATTGCGTTCACCGGCTCGACACAAACAGCAAGagagatcatgaagatggccgCGGGGACATTAAAAGATATCACGCTCGAGACTGGTGGCAAGTCACCGCTCCTCGTATTCCCAGACGCCGACATGGAGCAAGCCGTCAAATGGTCGCATTTCGGCATCATGTCGAATCAAGGCCAGATCTGCACGGCTACTTCCCGCATCTACGTACACCAGGAtgtcttccattctttctTGGAGAGATTTAAACAGGCGGTCGAGACTACGTCCAAGATCGGTGACCAGTGGGATGAATCTACGTTTCAGGGTCCACAGGTCACTCGAACACAGTATGAGCGTATCCTCTCGCATATTGagacggccaagaaggagggtgGCACGGTGGTTATGGGCGGAGGTGCCTATGTCCCCGAAGGAGACAGGAACAAAGATGGATATTTTGTCCAGCCTACTGTTTTCACAGGTACCACAGACTCAATGGCTATCGTGCGGGAGGAGGTCTTTGGCCCCGTGGTGATTATCGAGCCATTCGcaacggaagaagaagccatcCGTCGGGCCAACGATACCATCTATGGCCTTGGGGCAGCCGTGTTTACAAGAGATCTGGAACGAGCGCATAGGGTTGCTGCAGAGATTGATTCGGGAATGGTCTGGATCAATAGTAGCCAAGACTGTGATCCTCGAGTGCCATTTGGGGGTGTCAAGCAGAGCGGCATTGGGCGGGAGCTTGGTGAAGCTGGTCTGGCAGCCTATAGTCGGATCAAGGCCGTACATGTCAACATGGGAAGTAAGCTGTGATTGCTCGATGTTTCCTTGGAATAGATCGATGTAGGGAGTGAGGAACTATCTTTGTCCACGACACAACTCTGGAATCTCAATGCATCAATGACACATCGGGAACCAGATATGGTTTTGTGAAGAATTGGTAAGTTGGTCCCGCTGAGGAGTGGGATGTACAGTCGCATCACATCATGGACTTGCTGTGGATCTCCTCATAAAACCAGCATAAGTAGAAAGCGTACAATGAAGGCGGGAGTAGGACCGAGAAGCCTAATGAGTTTGTGTAACTTTATTTGTGTTGGTGTTTCCTCCATTAGAAACAACCTAATGCGTCCTTGTAAAGGGATTAATGCGGCCAATTcctcattctctttctccgtCACTCAAGAGGTTCATTGAATACGGACAGGATAAATATACTAGTGTCAAACGATCGAGGACTGCATACAGTGCGAATCATTGTTGATCTACCTTCCATCCTCTTGTCCGGTAAAGACTACCTGAACTCGCCATCTAACATCATCGATCCATTCATTGCACATTGAAAATTCATCCGACTGCTTGCGGTTGACTTCTACACACGGCATACAAACATCGGCTCAATGGCCTGGAACCGCTCCGTGTCCTCGTGGATCATATTCTTCGTGTTTCTCGTGGATGAAACTCCCCCATGGTTCGCAGCCCATGACCGCCAAGACCAGGACCTGCAGGTCCTCCGCTGGCTCTACAATGACGACATGCACGAGAGCGATATCGATATCACAGCCCTACACGAGGATATTCCCCGCACCGATGCTTGTGCAATTCCGTTGCTGGACATCGGAGGCAAAAATTCATGCCGATCCCGATGTCTTGGCACTGGAGGATACAAAGAAGCGGACTTGTTACTGTTTTTGGGCTGATCCCGAGCCGAGGtatcttcaacatcttccCAACACAACTATACCTCTCGTAATGATTGGCCAAAGTGGCAGTTTCGCTGGGGGTTTTTTCTGGAATTCAAGATCACTAATCGGATCAGATATGGGTCGAGGAAAATTCACATCGTTGAcgatctcgtcctcttttCCACTTCTCTCCTATCTCTGTTCTGCGCATTGTCATACTAGAGTGTAATCGGTGGAGGGAGTACAACAAGATGGGATCCATCGTATCATTAGCCAGCTCGGTCTGGCAGTCTCTCACCTTCTGGAAAGCCCTCGCAATTGCGTTCGCATTGCTAAACCTCAAAACTCTGCCTTTGGTGTGGCATGTAAGACACTTCACCATCCCTCGTGTTTTCGGCATATACTAATAAAAACAACCAGATCCGCGTCTACCGCTACTTCTTCCAATATGGCTACCTCACGACCCCCGCTGTTGAGCAACCGCCAAAACCCAGCAGCGACATCCTAAAACCGAAAAGCATCCTCACCCGCGCTCCGATCATGGAAATCGACGTGAACATGCACAAGTCCAACTCGACGTACTTCTCCGACCTGGACGTTTCCCGAACAGCCCTCGTGAATTCCCTGTTGATGAAGGGCTCCGCATTCCTTGAGAAACGCCTCCAGAAGCAGGGCAAGCGCGGCCTCCTTCACTTCGTTCTCGGTGGCGTCTACACGAGCTTCAAGCGCGAGATTCCGGCGTACATGAAATACGAGGTTCAGTCGCATATCGCCTCGTATGATGAGAAGTGGATCTACATCGTGACCTATTTCTTGCAGCCGCGCACGGGGAAGAAGGCGTCGGCCGAGACGGACGAGgatcggaggaagaggc from Aspergillus fumigatus Af293 chromosome 8, whole genome shotgun sequence includes the following:
- a CDS encoding Zn(II)2Cys6 transcription factor, with product MTPITSTFILPRRTHALGACRTCRRRHVKCDQKRPSCRTCRSLGVTCERPPSKVRWMHNSNIEESADDQRETRRHLYTEQSRLSMTSSLRSRLVSGSINASLAEIDLRTRDIDNPPTGDIVVGPFAVLGLPTPESPRGDKVVHLQAQQDGPDSVSVESEGQPTQPVSPPNMEDSSEPIGQLTTFSQASFLADPVCHFDDFLHWSDLLGCSPDALGWNSAPITDDMDLGTNIGSFGAEFETDPMSFDGPENVGSFPLAPDGDDSMQTTGPTEMASTLLYAASLAEAPFLFKHFHDNVIPQTMPMPLGKKSPWKILNVPAAMMTYSDLTILGSQNINHARQANLYGLLACSAIHLSMYPSAPSTEAAQHWQGTADHLFEQAREHMQLSIKYETQEPKKAKYKDQLMAICCLTEYAILSGQQHYARGFLINAEYILRMRGLPKLRISPKARLLHHVYTWLRLVGESTYVLHDYQPSASFIEALHSNFRPRQPDSRNQSRSEADQKIPQLDDFLRLEAHHSDSDLNIDDPKDQETGLHDIHLQDSRNFSDTLYKQIYGIPETWLTLISQTTRLANVMETFRVARQSQRKASLEAWEILHRRSEHLENMICSFVLRHNRRVRSKHLDSSKPHEAMLRALNAALLIFFYRRVRQVHPAVLDDYVDNVITALADFQKAVPAEHPMSPATAWPMFIAGCEALTASKRDAVLEFFNRAESICRFPIFKTAREILTDVWNQQDQHLETNRRDPIPTWINIVRQKNLWPLFC
- a CDS encoding alpha-hydroxy acid oxidase; the encoded protein is MAHRGETLHNEVSCIADLKALGSSKLPKMVRGELRENEAAFDRYKILPRVLRNVDNVDTTTEILGTKVSLPFGFSPAASQKLAHPDGELAASRAAAKYGICMGLSSYSNYSLEDVAAQGTGNPYVMQMCVLRDRSITIQLLERAQKAGYKALFLSVDVPVLGKRLNEYRNSYTLPEDMNWPNILSCGADTSNRTDYDPSLDWETTIPWLRKHTSLQIWLKGICSPADVELAIHYGVDGIVISNHGGRQLDGIPATLDALRLCAPIARGRIPLAIDGGIRRGSDIFKALALGASYCFVGRIPIWGLAVSFVLWHVAMIGLANYIQYNGQEGVELAIRILQQELKITMALAGCTSISDINESYLSVLNANGQLAKL
- a CDS encoding aldehyde dehydrogenase ALDH; this translates as MSNVRIGRTFLTGICTVPVYPLHLACRSASPLSPVRRLILESQRPLTVNLIIHHTISHRSTIRTMGDLFVDIRTPNNHAYRQPTGLFIGGEVVAASSGQTITSIDPATDKPIATVHAASAEDVDRAVKAARAALVHPSWKQLPATGRGILLAKLADLMEQKRELLASIDAWDNGKPYHVALEEDLTEAITTIRYYSGWADKIAGQTISTTSSKFAYTIRQPIGVVGQIIPWNYPLSMATWKLGPALACGNTVVLKPAEQTPLSALVLAELITEAGFPPGVVNIVNGYGREAGAALASHPLVDKIAFTGSTQTAREIMKMAAGTLKDITLETGGKSPLLVFPDADMEQAVKWSHFGIMSNQGQICTATSRIYVHQDVFHSFLERFKQAVETTSKIGDQWDESTFQGPQVTRTQYERILSHIETAKKEGGTVVMGGGAYVPEGDRNKDGYFVQPTVFTGTTDSMAIVREEVFGPVVIIEPFATEEEAIRRANDTIYGLGAAVFTRDLERAHRVAAEIDSGMVWINSSQDCDPRVPFGGVKQSGIGRELGEAGLAAYSRIKAVHVNMGSKL
- a CDS encoding acyl-CoA thioesterase, translating into MGSIVSLASSVWQSLTFWKALAIAFALLNLKTLPLVWHIRVYRYFFQYGYLTTPAVEQPPKPSSDILKPKSILTRAPIMEIDVNMHKSNSTYFSDLDVSRTALVNSLLMKGSAFLEKRLQKQGKRGLLHFVLGGVYTSFKREIPAYMKYEVQSHIASYDEKWIYIVTYFLQPRTGKKASAETDEDRRKRLLAVSISKYVLKKGRYTVPPNDAFEAAGYRPLRAPAANGTANGTVNENGSLTQRKESKSGHTWDDNSEWEQLQKEIRKGKEMVQPFVDQEEKLLDDYMEKMKLPAFA